A window of Lacibacter sediminis contains these coding sequences:
- a CDS encoding Gfo/Idh/MocA family protein — translation MNARRKFLQQTTLLAAGGLILPAFESNAFSIFNQRTSPSDQVNIAAIGIKGMGWSNVMAALKIPGVNLVAVCDVDKSVIDKRLDELSKKNVNTSNIKKYGDYKKLLEQKDVDAVIIGTPDHWHALMMIHACEAGKDVYVEKPVGNSIVECTRMVAAQKRYNKIVQAGQWQRSQQHFKDAVDFVHSGQLGNIRTAKVWCYQGWMKPGPVVPDSAPPEGVDYKQWLGPAKIRPFNSSRFHFNFRWFWDYAGGLMTDWGVHLLDYALIGMKADLPISIAGLGGKFAYPDLYEETPDTLTTLYEFDKFNMVWDSAMGIDNGSYGRDHGIAFIGNNGTLILNRGGWEVIEERQSKSKVIMPLQKSADNGLDKHWVNFIAAVKSRKAEDLHCSIQAGAHVATVAQMGNISFRSGKKLLWNKAKGTFTDEAINQQYLLSKYHNGYELPKV, via the coding sequence GCCGAAAGTTTCTGCAACAAACAACCTTGCTGGCAGCAGGTGGTTTGATCTTACCCGCATTTGAATCCAATGCATTTTCCATTTTCAACCAACGCACTTCGCCTTCCGACCAGGTAAACATTGCTGCTATTGGTATTAAAGGAATGGGCTGGAGTAACGTAATGGCTGCGTTGAAAATTCCGGGAGTAAATCTTGTTGCAGTATGTGATGTTGATAAATCTGTTATCGATAAACGGCTCGACGAGCTAAGCAAAAAAAATGTAAATACATCCAACATAAAAAAATACGGTGATTACAAGAAGCTGCTTGAGCAGAAAGATGTGGATGCAGTCATCATCGGTACACCCGATCATTGGCATGCACTCATGATGATTCATGCATGCGAAGCCGGTAAAGATGTGTATGTAGAAAAGCCGGTTGGTAATTCCATTGTTGAATGTACCAGAATGGTGGCCGCACAAAAGCGTTACAACAAAATTGTACAGGCGGGGCAATGGCAACGCAGTCAACAGCATTTTAAAGATGCAGTTGATTTTGTACATAGCGGACAATTAGGAAATATCCGTACTGCTAAAGTTTGGTGCTACCAGGGATGGATGAAACCCGGCCCGGTTGTTCCTGATTCTGCACCGCCTGAAGGAGTGGATTATAAACAATGGCTTGGACCTGCCAAAATAAGACCGTTTAACAGCAGCCGCTTTCATTTTAATTTCAGATGGTTTTGGGATTATGCCGGAGGATTGATGACTGACTGGGGCGTGCATCTGTTAGATTATGCATTGATTGGTATGAAAGCCGATTTGCCTATCAGTATTGCGGGGCTTGGTGGAAAATTTGCTTACCCTGATCTGTATGAAGAAACACCTGATACGTTAACTACACTGTATGAGTTTGACAAATTCAACATGGTGTGGGATTCTGCAATGGGTATTGATAATGGTTCTTATGGAAGAGATCATGGCATTGCGTTTATTGGCAATAACGGTACCCTTATTTTAAATCGAGGTGGTTGGGAGGTAATCGAAGAACGTCAAAGCAAAAGTAAAGTGATCATGCCTTTGCAAAAATCTGCAGATAACGGGCTTGATAAACATTGGGTAAATTTTATCGCTGCTGTAAAATCACGCAAGGCAGAAGATCTACATTGTTCTATACAGGCAGGAGCACATGTGGCCACTGTTGCACAAATGGGAAATATTTCTTTCAGAAGCGGAAAGAAATTATTGTGGAATAAAGCCAAAGGAACGTTTACTGATGAAGCGATTAATCAACAATATCTGTTAAGCAAATACCACAACGGTTACGAACTTCCGAAGGTTTAA
- a CDS encoding pyridoxal phosphate-dependent aminotransferase: MKLSHLAETLIGSEIVKLGNQIKERMRQGEHIYNFTIGDFDSSVFPIPQELEDEIIEAYKHHFTTYPAAEGILELRQSVSQFLKDREGLDYGVNEIQIAAGGRPLIYAIFRAIVDKGDKVIYAAPSWNNNHYAHFTEAEHVLIEATVENNFMPTANDIKPHIKGATLLCLCTPQNPTGTMFPKEELEKICDMILEENRSRAEGEKKLFLMFDQMYWTLTFGGNEHYNPVTLRPEMKEITVFVDGISKVFAATGVRVGWSVGPELIISKIKAILSHVGAWAPMAEQKATAKYLLQKENIDRYLVNFKEEIRYRLVEISKGLLQLKTEGFLVDVVAPQGAIYLTIKVDLVGKKKADGTVLQTQADVTQYLLDEAKLAIVPFTAFGASKTSPWYRLSVGTCRKEEIPEFLGKLKEAMQKLS; the protein is encoded by the coding sequence ATGAAGCTATCTCATCTCGCCGAAACATTAATAGGTTCTGAAATAGTAAAACTGGGTAACCAGATCAAAGAGCGTATGCGCCAGGGCGAACACATTTACAATTTCACTATTGGTGATTTCGACAGCAGTGTGTTTCCTATTCCGCAGGAACTGGAAGACGAAATTATTGAAGCATACAAACATCACTTCACTACTTACCCGGCAGCAGAAGGTATTCTGGAGTTGCGCCAAAGTGTATCCCAATTTTTAAAAGACCGTGAGGGATTGGATTATGGAGTGAATGAAATTCAAATTGCCGCAGGTGGTCGTCCACTTATTTATGCCATTTTTCGTGCCATTGTTGATAAGGGCGATAAAGTGATTTATGCAGCACCTTCCTGGAACAATAATCACTATGCGCATTTTACCGAAGCAGAGCATGTGTTGATCGAGGCAACAGTTGAAAATAATTTCATGCCGACGGCAAACGACATCAAACCTCATATTAAAGGTGCTACCCTGTTGTGTTTGTGTACACCGCAAAATCCAACAGGTACCATGTTCCCGAAAGAAGAACTGGAAAAGATCTGCGATATGATCCTTGAAGAAAACAGATCAAGAGCAGAAGGCGAAAAGAAATTATTCCTGATGTTCGATCAGATGTATTGGACGTTGACATTTGGTGGAAACGAACATTATAATCCTGTTACACTTCGTCCGGAGATGAAAGAGATCACGGTGTTTGTAGATGGTATCAGTAAAGTGTTTGCTGCAACAGGTGTTCGTGTTGGTTGGTCTGTTGGTCCGGAATTGATCATTTCAAAAATCAAAGCTATTCTTTCACATGTTGGTGCATGGGCGCCAATGGCTGAGCAGAAAGCAACAGCAAAATATTTATTACAGAAAGAAAATATTGATCGTTACTTAGTCAACTTTAAAGAGGAGATCAGGTACCGTCTTGTAGAAATTTCAAAGGGATTGCTGCAATTAAAAACAGAAGGGTTTCTGGTTGATGTGGTTGCTCCGCAAGGCGCCATTTACCTCACCATTAAAGTAGACCTGGTTGGAAAGAAAAAAGCAGATGGTACTGTTTTGCAAACACAGGCAGATGTAACACAATATTTATTAGATGAAGCAAAGCTGGCGATTGTTCCGTTTACTGCATTTGGTGCAAGCAAAACTTCTCCCTGGTATCGGTTGAGTGTTGGTACCTGCCGTAAAGAAGAGATCCCTGAATTTTTAGGAAAGTTGAAAGAGGCGATGCAGAAGCTGAGTTAA
- a CDS encoding trypsin-like peptidase domain-containing protein: MPSTVEIVDSFKDTIIQIATQAGTGTGFYLRQYDLIVTNNHVVDNNAEVTIAGKQFEKALSRVWYTDRKHDLAFLQAPAQVQLPEIKLGEYIRMKDGDPVIAIGHPYGLNYTATQGVISKVDRVREGLKYIQIDAAINPGNSGGPLVNMSGEVIGVNTFIIRGGDNLGFALPEQYLRTALDIYAPYKGKPSTRCHACEFLVLPENIDNGKYCPSCGSEVKLPELPKEEYEPVGVSKTIENILKALGKDIKLAREGVNIWSVKEGSAKIVIRYNPENYFIASDAYLCLLPSDGMKIKPLYQYLLQENYHNKGLVLSCQNQNIVLSRIIYDLDLSQENGELLFRQLFQKADAYDDILKKEHGCLDRVEE, from the coding sequence ATGCCATCAACGGTCGAGATAGTTGATTCCTTTAAGGATACCATTATACAAATTGCCACACAAGCAGGCACAGGCACTGGTTTTTACCTGCGCCAGTATGATCTTATCGTCACCAATAACCATGTGGTTGATAACAACGCTGAAGTTACCATTGCCGGTAAACAGTTCGAAAAAGCATTGAGCCGTGTATGGTATACCGATCGAAAACATGATCTTGCTTTTTTACAGGCACCGGCACAAGTGCAATTGCCTGAAATAAAACTGGGTGAATATATACGAATGAAAGATGGAGATCCGGTGATTGCCATTGGCCATCCGTACGGACTAAATTACACAGCAACACAAGGAGTGATCTCTAAAGTTGATCGTGTGCGTGAAGGATTAAAGTATATCCAGATCGATGCAGCTATCAACCCCGGCAATAGTGGCGGCCCGTTAGTAAACATGAGTGGCGAAGTAATTGGTGTAAACACATTTATCATTCGTGGTGGCGATAATCTTGGTTTTGCCTTGCCTGAGCAATACCTGCGTACGGCATTGGATATTTATGCACCCTATAAAGGCAAACCTTCAACACGTTGTCACGCCTGTGAGTTTTTGGTTTTGCCCGAGAATATTGATAATGGAAAGTATTGCCCCTCCTGCGGCAGTGAAGTAAAACTTCCCGAATTGCCTAAAGAAGAATACGAACCGGTTGGAGTAAGCAAGACCATTGAAAATATTCTGAAAGCATTGGGTAAGGATATTAAACTTGCACGTGAAGGAGTAAACATCTGGAGTGTAAAAGAAGGCAGTGCAAAAATTGTTATCCGTTATAATCCTGAAAATTATTTTATCGCCAGCGATGCTTATCTCTGTCTCTTGCCATCAGATGGAATGAAGATAAAACCGCTCTATCAATATCTTTTACAAGAGAACTACCATAACAAAGGCCTTGTGCTTAGTTGCCAGAACCAGAATATTGTGTTGAGCCGCATTATCTACGACCTTGATCTTTCGCAGGAAAATGGCGAGCTATTATTCCGCCAGCTGTTTCAGAAAGCCGATGCATATGATGATATTTTAAAAAAAGAACATGGGTGCTTAGATCGTGTGGAAGAATAA
- a CDS encoding type III secretion system chaperone family protein yields the protein MLDKLFGWTKKKQSPEAINPPITFGRYSDNNKTPYKTKRWADAENLFKEKNYHESLEAFFDYMRDDALQNVQSSTNGAERTFTFYQGSKLVRGRYNGENLSAEVTLARMAQPSVPVMRRLLEHNFNLFYCRYGLDADRLCMCFDTEMNTANPNKLYYAFKELATRADKQDDLLLQDFQTLLPIDTEHIEQIPDAEKEVKYNYLIQWIRDTAAAIEQLDPDKMSGGISYLLLNLAYRIDFLIVPESRLLYDLEDLVAVFFIKDDKASSEKNKVMLQGFLKMMTKTKEEVFPCLFRSKHSFAITQPTQQKIIADSIFGANQNTVWFKENNNPYVAQQISEYGLGYCQYNFSLPRPITDLYLILMKVSYADFFRDLGFSEELYNSKTQKFNSDLIGQKITGIMDAWREKYPQINFKTENLKYDSVLSFTLSFTAEIEFVNTEVS from the coding sequence ATGCTCGACAAACTATTTGGCTGGACCAAGAAAAAACAAAGCCCGGAAGCAATAAACCCACCCATTACTTTTGGGCGTTACAGCGATAATAACAAAACTCCTTATAAAACAAAACGCTGGGCCGATGCCGAGAACCTCTTCAAAGAAAAAAACTATCATGAGAGCCTTGAAGCCTTCTTTGATTATATGCGGGACGACGCTTTGCAGAATGTTCAATCCTCAACAAACGGAGCAGAAAGAACATTTACATTTTACCAGGGAAGTAAGTTGGTGCGTGGGCGTTACAATGGAGAGAACCTCTCTGCCGAAGTAACGTTGGCCCGGATGGCGCAGCCTTCAGTGCCGGTGATGCGTCGTTTACTGGAGCATAATTTTAATCTCTTTTATTGCCGGTACGGACTGGATGCTGACAGGCTTTGTATGTGTTTTGATACGGAGATGAATACGGCCAACCCGAATAAACTTTACTATGCGTTCAAAGAGTTAGCCACCCGTGCCGATAAGCAGGACGATCTGTTGTTGCAGGATTTTCAAACCTTGTTGCCCATAGATACAGAACATATTGAACAGATCCCTGATGCGGAGAAGGAAGTGAAATACAATTATCTTATTCAATGGATCAGGGATACAGCAGCGGCAATTGAACAACTCGATCCCGATAAAATGAGCGGCGGTATTTCTTACCTGTTGTTGAACCTTGCCTATCGAATTGATTTTCTGATTGTGCCCGAGAGCCGGTTGTTGTACGATCTTGAAGATCTTGTTGCCGTTTTCTTTATAAAAGATGATAAAGCTTCAAGTGAAAAGAACAAAGTGATGCTGCAGGGTTTTTTGAAGATGATGACAAAAACAAAAGAAGAGGTGTTTCCTTGCCTGTTTCGGAGCAAACACAGTTTTGCCATTACACAACCAACACAACAAAAAATAATTGCTGATTCCATTTTTGGTGCGAATCAAAATACTGTTTGGTTCAAGGAAAATAATAACCCATATGTGGCGCAGCAGATCAGTGAATATGGGTTGGGTTATTGTCAGTATAATTTCAGTTTGCCAAGGCCCATTACTGATCTCTATCTTATTTTAATGAAAGTGTCGTATGCTGATTTTTTCCGTGATCTTGGTTTTAGTGAAGAATTGTACAACAGCAAAACACAAAAATTCAACAGCGATTTGATCGGGCAAAAAATCACAGGCATTATGGATGCATGGCGTGAAAAATATCCGCAGATCAATTTTAAAACAGAAAACCTGAAATATGATTCGGTTCTCAGTTTTACATTGTCGTTTACGGCAGAGATCGAGTTTGTAAATACCGAAGTATCTTAA
- the dnaN gene encoding DNA polymerase III subunit beta yields the protein MKFIVSSSALLKQLQQINGVINANTVLPILEDFLFEINKNKLTVVATDLETVMKIHMDIEAKDNGRVCIPARILMDTLKNLPDQPLTFNIDKNFGIEITSDSGKYKVMGENPDNFPKEPVADDTTSFTTTSSALVTAINKTLFAVSNDDLRPAMTGVYFELDKKGLTFVATDAHRLVRYKRTDVSCPKSENFIVPKKPLNLLKTALPDNEDEITLSYNSNHLFVIHGTTELVCRLIDARFPDYKVVIPADNPYSMIAGRNELAGALRRVSVFSNKSTNQVVLSIGGSSLQLAAQDVDFSFEGNERMKCQYDGEDMQIAFNAKFLVEMLNAVETDEVKMELSTPTKAGLIKPTEQNEGEDVLMLVMPLMLNQ from the coding sequence ATGAAGTTTATCGTTTCGTCATCGGCTTTACTGAAACAACTGCAGCAGATCAATGGTGTAATTAATGCCAACACCGTATTACCCATCCTGGAAGATTTTTTATTTGAGATCAACAAGAACAAGCTCACCGTGGTTGCTACCGACCTGGAAACTGTGATGAAGATCCACATGGACATTGAAGCAAAAGACAATGGCCGTGTTTGTATTCCTGCACGTATCCTGATGGATACATTGAAGAATTTGCCTGATCAACCATTGACCTTTAATATTGACAAGAACTTTGGTATTGAAATTACCAGCGACAGCGGTAAGTATAAAGTGATGGGCGAAAACCCCGACAACTTCCCGAAAGAACCTGTGGCTGATGATACCACTTCCTTCACCACAACTTCCTCAGCATTGGTTACTGCCATCAACAAAACATTGTTTGCGGTAAGTAATGATGATCTGCGTCCTGCAATGACGGGTGTGTATTTCGAACTCGATAAAAAAGGATTGACCTTTGTTGCAACAGATGCACACCGTTTGGTGCGTTACAAGCGTACTGATGTAAGTTGCCCGAAGAGCGAAAACTTCATCGTTCCAAAAAAACCATTGAACTTATTAAAAACAGCATTGCCTGATAATGAAGATGAGATCACACTCTCTTACAACAGCAATCACCTGTTTGTCATTCATGGTACAACTGAGCTTGTCTGCCGTTTGATCGATGCACGTTTCCCTGATTATAAAGTGGTGATCCCTGCTGATAATCCTTACAGCATGATCGCAGGCCGCAACGAATTGGCTGGTGCATTACGCCGTGTAAGCGTGTTCAGTAACAAGAGCACCAACCAGGTTGTGTTGAGCATTGGTGGCAGTTCTTTGCAGTTAGCCGCACAGGATGTTGATTTTAGTTTTGAAGGTAATGAGCGTATGAAATGCCAGTACGATGGAGAAGATATGCAGATCGCTTTCAATGCAAAATTCTTGGTGGAGATGCTGAACGCTGTTGAAACAGACGAAGTGAAAATGGAATTAAGTACGCCAACCAAAGCCGGCCTTATTAAACCAACAGAGCAAAACGAAGGTGAAGATGTGTTGATGCTGGTAATGCCGTTGATGTTGAATCAATAA
- a CDS encoding MmcQ/YjbR family DNA-binding protein, which yields MNIETIRDYCLSKPNAEETLPFGPDVVVFKVNDKAFLLLPLDTEELRFNVKCDPDLAIELREQYSCVLPGWHMNKKHWNTIVVDGTVPSKLIREWIDHSYELVNKKKK from the coding sequence ATGAATATTGAAACCATTCGTGACTACTGCCTGTCTAAACCCAATGCCGAAGAAACACTTCCCTTTGGTCCGGATGTGGTCGTGTTCAAAGTGAACGACAAAGCCTTCCTGTTATTACCACTTGATACAGAAGAACTCCGCTTCAATGTAAAATGCGATCCTGACCTGGCCATCGAATTGAGGGAACAATATAGTTGTGTGTTGCCCGGCTGGCATATGAACAAGAAGCACTGGAACACGATTGTGGTTGATGGAACTGTTCCATCAAAACTCATTCGTGAATGGATCGATCATTCTTATGAATTAGTGAATAAGAAAAAGAAATAA